In one window of Nakamurella sp. PAMC28650 DNA:
- a CDS encoding multicopper oxidase domain-containing protein: MSETPPGAPSPAPHPGQTGWIRAVSRRALIRSMVAASAAGGVLLLGRPGPSGARSSAASAAPAGPTVKLAAAAVPVKAYTLAGTDGWVSMPVGANAMPPYFPDSFAPPNGNSTGDKRKDLFTTYAFGFRNVSQYNPPTAPVGATSQLLVDNVKNHVQISAPLIYAQAGQDLRLTLFNLGMGNRPDLFDSHTIHFHGFANQIAYFDGVPDASLSVPPGQSLHYRYLPVDAGTYMYHCHVEDVEHVQMGMNGMVFIAPRKGVNYAYDTPTTAATDPAVTTRFDRQFSIHLSEIFPQGHYGDAHIQDTDWTDFTGYFRLMNGRAWPDTVKPHAGDYPTGAPGDPDAAVPTTTDPVDGKRLRFQPLSSLIQGESGEYVLVRVSHLGYEQHSLVLEGLPMTVIGQDAKFLGAGRAGYYGDYQYGKNGDPLAAQRVPDPPRGNAETLTNRVDLGPGESRDLLIGPLPSVSAVTVFPFYDREFGYLNGGDNTSGYGGMRTEVHVHPKGGLTRPSAAELALLTKGADSTTLDLGGNLLNNFAGANGTWTYADGNPIVQAFPGKLY, encoded by the coding sequence ATGAGTGAAACACCGCCCGGCGCACCGTCACCCGCGCCGCACCCAGGGCAGACGGGCTGGATCAGGGCCGTTTCACGGCGGGCCCTGATCAGGTCGATGGTCGCAGCCTCGGCGGCCGGGGGCGTCCTGCTGCTCGGTCGGCCCGGCCCGTCCGGTGCCCGGTCGTCGGCGGCGTCGGCTGCGCCCGCGGGACCCACCGTGAAACTGGCGGCCGCCGCCGTGCCGGTGAAGGCATACACCCTGGCCGGGACGGACGGGTGGGTGTCGATGCCGGTCGGCGCGAATGCGATGCCGCCCTACTTCCCCGACAGCTTCGCTCCGCCGAACGGCAACAGCACCGGCGATAAGCGGAAGGACCTGTTCACCACGTATGCGTTCGGGTTCCGCAACGTCAGCCAGTACAACCCGCCGACCGCGCCCGTCGGCGCCACCTCGCAGTTGCTGGTCGACAACGTGAAGAACCACGTGCAGATCTCGGCGCCGCTGATCTACGCGCAGGCCGGGCAGGACCTTCGGCTGACGTTGTTCAACCTGGGCATGGGCAACCGCCCTGACCTGTTCGACAGCCACACCATCCACTTCCATGGCTTCGCCAACCAGATCGCCTACTTCGACGGGGTCCCGGATGCTTCCCTGTCGGTTCCCCCGGGGCAGTCCCTGCACTACCGGTACCTGCCGGTGGACGCCGGAACCTACATGTACCACTGCCATGTCGAGGACGTCGAGCACGTGCAGATGGGCATGAACGGCATGGTGTTCATCGCGCCCCGCAAGGGCGTGAACTACGCCTACGACACACCGACCACCGCGGCCACGGACCCGGCGGTCACCACGCGATTCGACCGGCAGTTCTCCATCCACCTGTCCGAGATCTTCCCGCAGGGCCACTACGGCGACGCCCACATCCAGGACACCGACTGGACCGACTTCACCGGCTACTTCCGGCTGATGAACGGCCGGGCCTGGCCGGACACGGTCAAACCGCACGCCGGGGACTATCCGACGGGCGCGCCCGGCGATCCGGACGCCGCGGTTCCAACTACCACCGACCCGGTGGACGGCAAGCGGCTGCGGTTCCAGCCGCTGTCGTCGTTGATCCAGGGGGAGAGCGGTGAGTACGTCCTGGTGCGGGTGTCGCACCTCGGGTACGAGCAGCACTCGCTGGTGCTGGAAGGGTTGCCGATGACGGTGATCGGGCAGGACGCCAAGTTCCTGGGCGCCGGCCGGGCCGGCTACTACGGCGACTACCAGTACGGGAAGAACGGCGATCCGCTGGCCGCCCAGCGGGTGCCGGATCCGCCGCGCGGCAACGCCGAGACGCTGACCAACCGGGTCGACCTGGGGCCGGGGGAGAGCCGCGATCTGCTGATCGGCCCGCTGCCGTCCGTCTCGGCAGTGACCGTCTTCCCGTTCTACGACCGGGAGTTCGGTTACCTGAACGGAGGCGACAACACCTCCGGCTACGGCGGGATGCGCACCGAAGTACACGTGCACCCCAAGGGCGGCCTGACCCGCCCCAGCGCCGCGGAACTCGCCCTCCTGACCAAGGGCGCCGACTCCACCACGCTGGACCTCGGCGGCAACCTCTTGAACAACTTCGCGGGTGCCAACGGAACGTGGACCTACGCCGACGGCAACCCGATCGTGCAGGCCTTCCCCGGCAAGCTCTACTGA